In Desulfomonile tiedjei, a single genomic region encodes these proteins:
- a CDS encoding fatty acid--CoA ligase has product MEKKVRKIERAASAYNYPLIVKQLLHTPILYAPDQEIVYRDQMRYTYRDLYKRINRLASALNALGVGPGDTVAVLDWDSHRYLECFFAIPMMGAILHTVNIRLSPDQILFTMNHAEDDMVLVHEDFLPVMEGLADKLPTVKKYVLLQEGPEKPTTALPLAGEYEELLAQASDSFDFQEFDEDTQATTFYTTGTTGDPKGVYYSHRQLVLHTLGAAVGTSAFTAPGRFQSADVYMPITPMFHVHAWGVPYVATVLGAKSVYPGRYEPAMLLKLLVTEKVTFSHCVPTILHMLLSSPAAQDADLRGWKVIIGGSALPRGLAKAAMERGIEIYGGYGMSETCPILTLANLKPNMMDWDMERQLDIRTKTGCPVPLVNIRVADVVTGETLPRDGKTPGEIVVRAPWLTQGYFKEPAKSEELWADGWLHTGDIANMDENGYLQITDRLKDVIKTGGEWISSLHLESLISQHPGVSEVAVIGVPDAKWGERPLAMIVPKPEHGAALSATDLQAFLGKYVEEGLISKWGIPDSFLMVEQIPKTSVGKIDKKVIKKGVAEGAY; this is encoded by the coding sequence ATGGAAAAGAAGGTCAGAAAAATAGAAAGAGCGGCCTCAGCGTATAACTACCCGTTGATCGTCAAACAGTTGCTGCATACCCCCATTCTTTACGCGCCCGACCAAGAAATCGTGTACAGAGACCAGATGCGCTACACGTACCGAGACCTTTATAAGCGTATCAACAGGCTGGCGTCCGCGCTGAACGCGCTCGGCGTGGGTCCGGGAGACACCGTGGCCGTTCTGGATTGGGATTCACACCGATACTTGGAATGCTTTTTCGCAATTCCCATGATGGGGGCAATCCTTCATACGGTAAACATCCGGCTCTCACCTGACCAAATACTTTTTACGATGAACCACGCGGAAGACGACATGGTCCTTGTCCATGAGGATTTTCTGCCGGTGATGGAGGGACTTGCAGACAAATTGCCCACCGTGAAGAAATACGTCCTCCTCCAGGAAGGTCCGGAAAAACCCACGACCGCGTTGCCGTTAGCTGGAGAGTACGAAGAGCTACTGGCGCAGGCTTCGGATTCATTCGATTTCCAGGAGTTTGACGAGGACACCCAGGCCACCACTTTCTACACTACGGGCACGACAGGTGACCCCAAAGGGGTTTACTACAGCCATAGGCAATTGGTGTTACACACGCTGGGAGCTGCCGTGGGGACCTCTGCATTCACTGCGCCGGGCCGCTTTCAGTCCGCGGATGTTTATATGCCCATCACTCCAATGTTCCACGTGCATGCGTGGGGAGTTCCTTACGTTGCCACGGTTTTGGGAGCAAAGAGCGTGTATCCGGGAAGATATGAGCCCGCGATGCTCTTAAAGCTCCTCGTGACAGAGAAAGTAACCTTCTCTCATTGCGTTCCCACGATCCTGCACATGCTCCTTAGCAGTCCTGCCGCGCAAGATGCGGACCTCCGGGGCTGGAAAGTGATCATAGGCGGATCAGCCTTGCCGAGGGGGCTGGCAAAAGCCGCGATGGAGAGGGGGATCGAAATATACGGAGGATACGGCATGTCCGAAACATGCCCGATCCTGACGCTGGCCAACCTCAAGCCCAATATGATGGACTGGGACATGGAGCGCCAACTCGACATCCGGACCAAAACAGGCTGCCCTGTGCCACTGGTGAACATCAGAGTCGCGGATGTCGTGACCGGTGAGACTTTGCCGCGCGATGGAAAGACCCCGGGAGAGATTGTTGTTCGCGCTCCGTGGCTGACACAAGGTTACTTCAAGGAACCGGCAAAGTCTGAAGAGTTGTGGGCCGATGGATGGCTTCACACAGGCGACATCGCGAACATGGACGAGAATGGCTACCTGCAAATAACCGATCGGCTGAAGGACGTTATCAAAACCGGCGGCGAATGGATCTCTTCGCTGCATCTGGAAAGCCTTATCAGCCAACACCCCGGCGTGTCGGAAGTCGCTGTTATCGGCGTCCCTGACGCGAAGTGGGGGGAGAGGCCTTTGGCCATGATCGTTCCCAAGCCGGAACACGGGGCCGCGCTCTCGGCTACGGACCTTCAGGCATTTCTTGGGAAATACGTTGAGGAAGGCCTGATCTCCAAGTGGGGCATCCCGGATTCATTCCTCATGGTGGAGCAGATCCCCAAAACCAGCGTCGGAAAAATCGACAAAAAAGTTATCAAGAAAGGCGTCGCAGAGGGCGCGTATTGA
- a CDS encoding (2Fe-2S)-binding protein, which translates to MTEKTEQGFSELKLNVNGTEYIVAVQPDTPLLWVIRENLGLIGTKFGCGISVCGACTVHVDGDAVRSCATPVSDVVGKNITTIEGLSPDGGHPVQIAWIEQEVPQCGYCHSGQIMSAAALLAENPTPTDADIDDAMSDNLCRCGTYQRIRRAIHRASQLMAEGGQQK; encoded by the coding sequence ATGACAGAGAAAACTGAGCAGGGCTTTTCAGAATTGAAGCTTAATGTGAACGGCACCGAGTACATTGTTGCCGTCCAGCCCGACACACCGCTCCTGTGGGTAATTCGGGAAAACCTTGGCCTTATCGGCACAAAATTCGGGTGCGGGATTTCGGTTTGTGGCGCCTGTACCGTCCATGTGGATGGGGACGCGGTCCGGTCCTGTGCGACCCCGGTTTCCGATGTTGTGGGGAAAAATATCACCACAATCGAAGGGCTCTCGCCTGACGGGGGTCACCCCGTGCAGATTGCGTGGATCGAGCAGGAAGTTCCCCAGTGCGGTTACTGCCATTCGGGTCAGATAATGAGCGCCGCGGCCCTCCTGGCGGAGAATCCCACACCGACCGACGCGGACATCGACGACGCCATGTCGGACAACCTTTGTCGCTGCGGCACATATCAACGGATTCGTCGCGCGATTCATCGGGCATCGCAATTGATGGCTGAGGGAGGGCAGCAAAAATGA
- a CDS encoding MBL fold metallo-hydrolase, translating into MIDVEQIGTIRKFRLARTVGGRGLYYTTAYYVDGLMVDTGCFFTVPELMASLNGLTVERIVNTHSHEDHIAANAALQEKFGAQVLAHPEALPYLAEPRQRRLRPYQIVMWGYPAPCNGAPIGDFVETPNYRFEVICTPGHSSDHICLYERQQGWLFTGDAYVGGKDKALRLDYNVWQIIASLKKLASLDAKVLFPGSGTIRQDPREELIDKIRYLEEKGRQVLDLQDRGWSRRAIRRKLFGAEMSIAYVTLGHFSGKNLVRSYLEDRENG; encoded by the coding sequence ATGATTGATGTCGAACAAATCGGAACGATTCGCAAGTTTCGGTTGGCACGGACCGTTGGAGGCCGTGGATTGTATTATACGACCGCATACTACGTCGATGGGTTGATGGTCGATACGGGCTGTTTCTTCACGGTGCCCGAGCTTATGGCCTCGCTGAACGGCCTGACCGTCGAACGCATCGTGAACACCCACAGCCATGAAGATCATATCGCGGCCAATGCCGCCCTCCAGGAAAAGTTCGGCGCCCAAGTCCTGGCTCATCCGGAAGCTCTTCCGTACCTGGCCGAACCAAGACAGCGAAGGCTCCGGCCCTACCAAATTGTGATGTGGGGCTATCCCGCGCCGTGCAATGGAGCACCTATCGGGGATTTTGTCGAAACCCCCAACTATCGGTTTGAAGTCATCTGTACTCCGGGCCACAGTTCCGATCATATTTGTCTGTACGAGCGTCAACAGGGGTGGCTCTTTACGGGAGACGCGTACGTGGGTGGCAAGGACAAAGCTTTGAGGCTGGACTACAATGTCTGGCAGATCATAGCTTCACTGAAAAAGTTGGCTTCATTGGACGCGAAGGTGCTCTTTCCCGGCAGCGGCACAATCCGGCAAGACCCCCGGGAAGAGTTGATCGACAAAATCAGGTACCTGGAAGAGAAGGGCCGGCAAGTGCTGGACCTTCAGGACCGCGGCTGGAGCCGCAGGGCTATCCGTCGGAAGCTCTTCGGTGCTGAAATGTCTATCGCGTATGTCACATTGGGGCATTTTAGCGGAAAGAACCTGGTACGCTCCTATCTTGAAGACCGTGAGAACGGTTGA
- a CDS encoding CBS domain-containing protein, translating into MLVKDWMSTNVITIDVKATLQDAINMMMEHDIGLLPVMEEGKLVGVVTDRDVKHASPSDACLLDFQNIMYHVARLQVGSFMSQNPVTVPLNLTIEETAEVLMQHDISGAPVVDDAGHVRGIITKNDLFAALISMTGLAQKGVSFGFQVQDNAGSIKAVTDVIRKYGGRLVSIVSTYETAPQGYRQVYVRAFNLDRNTFPELVQELQKLAQVLYTVDHRDNTREFFAA; encoded by the coding sequence ATGTTGGTCAAGGATTGGATGAGCACGAACGTGATCACTATTGACGTAAAGGCTACTCTGCAGGATGCCATTAATATGATGATGGAACACGACATAGGCCTGCTGCCGGTGATGGAAGAAGGAAAGCTGGTCGGCGTGGTCACTGACCGCGACGTGAAACATGCTTCTCCGTCAGACGCGTGCCTCCTCGATTTTCAAAACATCATGTATCACGTGGCTCGCCTGCAAGTAGGCTCATTCATGAGCCAGAATCCGGTGACGGTTCCGCTGAATCTCACGATTGAAGAAACCGCGGAAGTCCTGATGCAGCACGATATCTCCGGCGCACCCGTGGTGGACGACGCAGGACATGTGAGAGGAATAATTACAAAGAACGATCTTTTTGCCGCTCTGATATCCATGACCGGCTTGGCGCAGAAGGGTGTTTCTTTCGGGTTTCAGGTACAGGACAATGCGGGCTCTATTAAGGCGGTAACCGATGTCATCAGAAAATATGGGGGGCGCCTTGTGAGCATCGTCAGCACATACGAGACCGCGCCGCAAGGATATCGTCAGGTATATGTTCGGGCCTTCAATTTAGATCGGAACACATTCCCCGAGCTTGTCCAAGAGCTTCAGAAGCTGGCGCAAGTGCTGTACACGGTGGATCATCGCGACAACACGCGGGAGTTTTTCGCGGCTTGA
- a CDS encoding 4Fe-4S binding protein: MYMPVIKDEKCTCCRACARICPKNVFEEDDKDLWVCDPARCTGCESCSAVCPVEAIKVEEI; this comes from the coding sequence ATGTACATGCCTGTGATAAAGGATGAAAAATGCACGTGTTGTCGCGCGTGTGCGCGTATCTGCCCCAAGAATGTATTCGAGGAGGATGACAAGGACTTGTGGGTGTGCGACCCTGCACGTTGCACGGGCTGTGAATCCTGCTCCGCTGTCTGTCCTGTGGAAGCCATCAAAGTGGAAGAAATTTGA
- a CDS encoding amidohydrolase, which yields MPVLDFHLHVGTRHHWTQSVMSFFAEQNPEYTRDFAEEITPQGVEAYLAREGVDKAVVLSEYAPKTTGVVTNEFSSEFCRGADRLIPFGSICLYDGPDPAEQTEHCVKVLGCRGLKLIPTYAHFFPDDPRLLPAYEVAAGLEIPVMFHTGSSIFKGSRVRYGNPLLLDEVAEGFPRMKIVICHAGRPFWYTEAEWMLRRHENTYIDVSGIPPKQFPSVFPHLEKFRDRFVFGSDWPGIPSIGAQVGRIQELPYSEETIEAILWSNGARLLGLGA from the coding sequence ATGCCTGTACTAGATTTTCACCTTCATGTTGGCACCAGACATCACTGGACCCAGTCGGTTATGTCGTTTTTCGCGGAACAGAATCCGGAATACACGCGCGATTTCGCAGAAGAGATCACCCCTCAAGGAGTCGAGGCATATTTGGCTCGTGAAGGAGTGGATAAGGCTGTGGTCCTTTCCGAATATGCCCCCAAGACCACGGGCGTTGTTACAAATGAATTCTCTTCCGAGTTTTGCAGAGGAGCGGATCGCCTGATTCCCTTCGGGTCCATTTGTCTTTACGACGGTCCCGATCCCGCGGAACAGACAGAACACTGCGTAAAAGTGCTCGGCTGTCGGGGCCTCAAGCTCATACCGACGTACGCGCACTTTTTCCCGGACGATCCTCGTCTCCTGCCCGCGTACGAGGTGGCCGCCGGCCTCGAGATCCCGGTAATGTTCCACACGGGTTCGTCGATATTCAAAGGGTCACGGGTGCGCTACGGGAACCCTCTGCTGCTTGACGAAGTGGCTGAAGGCTTCCCCCGCATGAAGATCGTAATTTGCCATGCAGGGAGACCGTTCTGGTACACTGAGGCTGAGTGGATGCTTAGGCGACATGAGAACACTTACATCGACGTGTCCGGGATTCCCCCCAAGCAATTTCCGTCGGTTTTTCCCCATTTGGAGAAGTTCCGCGACCGGTTCGTATTCGGCAGCGATTGGCCGGGCATTCCGTCTATTGGGGCACAGGTCGGACGGATTCAAGAACTGCCATACAGTGAGGAAACCATAGAGGCCATCCTGTGGTCCAACGGCGCTCGGCTGCTGGGGCTTGGTGCTTAA
- a CDS encoding C_GCAxxG_C_C family protein, producing the protein MGMIQRVQQGFHCSEILLFAGLDAQGKTNPDLIRTVSGLAGGVGFSGELCGALTGGACLLGLYNGRGSENEEADPRLNIMVSELMDWFASKYGAQYGGIRCREITEDDPKKQPERCPRIVAGVLKKVQSLLAENGFEWKQASSLDETGPATSKLTRVAVDSHPQTACPCAAGAR; encoded by the coding sequence ATGGGAATGATACAGCGCGTCCAGCAGGGGTTCCATTGCAGTGAAATCCTCCTGTTCGCGGGACTCGATGCTCAAGGCAAAACCAATCCCGATCTGATCAGGACTGTCTCTGGATTGGCTGGAGGTGTCGGCTTTTCCGGTGAGCTTTGCGGCGCGCTCACCGGCGGAGCCTGCCTGTTAGGCCTGTATAACGGTCGAGGAAGCGAGAACGAGGAAGCGGATCCGCGCCTCAACATCATGGTCAGCGAACTGATGGACTGGTTTGCTTCAAAATATGGAGCGCAATACGGTGGGATAAGATGCAGGGAAATCACGGAAGACGACCCGAAGAAACAACCTGAAAGGTGCCCCAGGATTGTCGCGGGCGTGCTGAAGAAAGTCCAGTCGCTTCTGGCCGAGAACGGCTTCGAATGGAAGCAAGCCTCGTCTCTCGACGAAACGGGTCCGGCCACAAGTAAATTGACACGGGTTGCAGTTGATAGCCATCCTCAAACGGCGTGCCCATGTGCCGCGGGGGCCAGGTAG
- a CDS encoding isoprenylcysteine carboxylmethyltransferase family protein, with the protein MGNLPSESDRKKSPLALRDRTLVTVTSLLGNVSLLLMAVFVFKGSLDLVDLGLGEVGALVLNTCLSIAFFIQHSGMIRASFRRCSAQFMAEKYHGALFTVASAVLLILLVVLWQKSNYTLFSAEGALRWVLRAVFFLCIIGFYWGIRSLGKFDAYGLRPILRNIQSATATAGDLKVRGPYRWVRHPLYLFCILMIWSCPDLTADRLLFNLLWTAWIVVGTILEERDLVAQFGEGYRTYQTQVPMLIPSTFRHLGITR; encoded by the coding sequence ATGGGGAATCTGCCGAGCGAGTCTGATAGAAAAAAATCGCCTCTGGCTTTACGCGATCGAACGTTAGTCACTGTTACCAGTCTCCTGGGAAACGTATCGCTGCTCTTGATGGCGGTCTTTGTGTTCAAAGGATCGCTAGACCTGGTGGACCTGGGTCTTGGAGAAGTTGGCGCGCTCGTGTTGAATACCTGTCTGTCCATTGCCTTCTTCATTCAGCATAGCGGCATGATCAGAGCATCTTTTCGGCGATGTTCGGCTCAATTCATGGCAGAGAAATACCACGGTGCTTTGTTCACCGTAGCTTCTGCTGTCTTGCTGATCCTTCTCGTGGTGCTCTGGCAGAAATCCAATTACACCTTGTTTTCCGCCGAAGGGGCTCTTCGATGGGTCCTGCGGGCTGTATTCTTCTTGTGCATTATAGGTTTCTATTGGGGGATTCGGTCCCTGGGAAAGTTCGACGCCTACGGCCTCCGTCCGATTCTAAGGAATATTCAGAGCGCCACAGCGACAGCCGGTGATCTTAAGGTCCGTGGTCCATACCGCTGGGTACGTCACCCTCTGTACCTTTTCTGCATCTTGATGATCTGGTCCTGTCCGGACCTGACAGCCGACCGCCTCCTGTTTAATCTGTTGTGGACCGCGTGGATAGTTGTCGGGACAATATTGGAGGAACGAGACCTGGTCGCACAATTCGGTGAAGGTTACAGGACCTACCAAACTCAAGTGCCGATGCTGATTCCGAGCACCTTCCGGCATCTGGGTATTACAAGATGA
- a CDS encoding C_GCAxxG_C_C family protein — MWETYGLENEDFLWTGVPFMGGISGQQQAPCGAVSASSVSLGLRHRCSLADKEKAKQSRAVIRYYAAALVKSFRERFGNINCMDLVGMDFSEPGQYQKFLASGIWKEKCAKYVEFAVEKLYEFEERSGVGHVPQGK; from the coding sequence ATGTGGGAGACATATGGCCTGGAAAACGAAGATTTCCTCTGGACCGGCGTCCCTTTCATGGGCGGCATTAGTGGACAGCAGCAAGCGCCGTGCGGTGCAGTGTCCGCGTCCTCGGTATCCCTTGGGCTGAGGCATCGGTGTTCCCTTGCAGATAAAGAAAAGGCTAAACAGTCGCGAGCTGTCATACGCTATTACGCTGCTGCGCTGGTCAAGAGCTTCAGAGAACGCTTTGGCAACATCAACTGCATGGACCTTGTTGGGATGGATTTTTCCGAGCCCGGCCAGTACCAGAAGTTTCTTGCCTCGGGGATTTGGAAGGAAAAATGCGCGAAATATGTTGAGTTCGCTGTGGAGAAGCTTTACGAGTTTGAAGAAAGATCGGGGGTCGGCCACGTACCACAAGGGAAATGA
- a CDS encoding GNAT family N-acetyltransferase — MGNHKTSYASKLVTAREAAALIKNGDRVYLGSMCSEPSAVIEALGKSYLEDVEFIQFITGCQSSALAAKGRERFRIKTFFIGGAPCEADRPSEADYVPLFHSQIPMFFRNRRIPIDMAVVQVSAPDRFGRLSLGISVDVSLAAVESARRVIAQVNPRMPRTNGDTFITLDKIDYVVESDEELYEIPEETLGVREKTISGYVSELIEDGSILQFGFAGISRGLMEYFYEHRNLGLHTEILTDPLMDLIEAGVINNSTKKQYRGRSLASCCMGTRRLYDYVHENSLVELYPSDTLLDPAFIATNEKMVAINLALQVDLRGQIRQGKPAWTAFEGSGGDHDFMRGATMAKGGRSVICLRSTSPQSGRSTIVPSFGPRASVVSNRGDVNYIVTEYGIAYLGGKSVRERAMALIEIAHPDFREELMKQAREMGYVYSDQFYFETASPEFRRRIRTDRVFKGGVQGHIRVIKPTDESMIRDLFYNLSEDSVYFRYFTPRRSMPHKNVQQYCNLTEDKGLSLVVSTGPRENRRIIAEARYMIDPKGGFPDVAFMVDENYQRRGIGSALVHYLIEIAKERGIKGFRADVLVSNKPMLRTFDRLPYVVHKTLEDGVVSLYFQFDEPKEPSVD; from the coding sequence ATGGGCAACCACAAAACGTCTTATGCCTCTAAGCTTGTCACCGCCCGAGAAGCTGCGGCTCTCATAAAGAACGGCGACCGGGTGTATCTGGGGAGCATGTGTTCCGAGCCCTCGGCCGTGATCGAGGCCCTCGGCAAATCTTACCTCGAAGATGTGGAGTTCATACAGTTCATCACAGGGTGTCAATCGTCGGCTTTGGCGGCTAAAGGTCGGGAACGATTCAGAATAAAGACCTTCTTTATCGGCGGGGCGCCTTGTGAGGCTGATAGGCCTTCTGAAGCCGATTATGTCCCGCTGTTCCATTCCCAGATTCCCATGTTTTTCAGGAACCGCCGCATTCCTATCGACATGGCGGTAGTACAGGTTTCGGCCCCGGACAGATTCGGGCGATTGAGCCTTGGCATCTCGGTGGATGTGTCTCTTGCCGCGGTAGAAAGCGCGCGGAGGGTCATAGCTCAGGTCAACCCGAGGATGCCTCGTACTAACGGCGACACATTTATAACTCTGGATAAGATTGATTACGTGGTGGAATCCGATGAGGAGTTGTACGAGATCCCTGAGGAGACGCTTGGAGTTCGTGAGAAGACAATCAGCGGCTATGTCAGTGAACTCATAGAGGACGGCTCAATTTTGCAGTTCGGTTTTGCAGGCATTTCCCGCGGCCTGATGGAATATTTTTATGAGCATCGGAATCTCGGGCTTCACACCGAAATCTTGACCGACCCATTAATGGACCTCATCGAAGCCGGTGTTATCAACAACAGCACAAAAAAGCAGTATAGAGGCAGATCTCTCGCTTCGTGCTGCATGGGCACACGGCGGCTTTACGACTACGTTCACGAAAACTCTCTGGTCGAACTGTACCCCTCGGATACCCTGCTCGACCCGGCCTTCATAGCCACAAACGAAAAGATGGTCGCGATCAACCTGGCGCTTCAGGTGGATCTCCGGGGCCAGATTCGGCAAGGAAAGCCCGCATGGACCGCTTTTGAAGGCTCAGGAGGCGACCACGATTTCATGCGAGGGGCCACTATGGCCAAGGGCGGGCGTTCCGTGATCTGTTTGCGGTCAACTTCTCCTCAGAGCGGCCGATCGACGATTGTTCCGTCTTTTGGTCCCAGGGCATCGGTGGTAAGCAATCGCGGTGACGTTAATTATATAGTCACGGAGTACGGCATCGCTTACCTCGGCGGCAAGTCGGTCCGGGAAAGGGCTATGGCTCTTATAGAAATCGCTCATCCCGACTTCCGGGAAGAGCTGATGAAGCAGGCCCGCGAAATGGGGTACGTGTATAGCGACCAGTTTTATTTCGAGACCGCGTCACCGGAATTCCGCCGCCGGATTCGGACCGATAGAGTGTTCAAGGGTGGGGTCCAGGGCCATATTAGGGTTATAAAACCTACCGATGAGTCTATGATACGGGACCTTTTCTACAACCTCTCGGAGGATTCGGTATACTTCCGCTATTTCACCCCGCGCCGGAGCATGCCCCACAAGAACGTGCAGCAATATTGCAATCTTACTGAGGACAAGGGACTGTCTCTGGTTGTCAGTACGGGCCCGCGAGAGAACCGGCGGATCATTGCCGAAGCTCGTTACATGATTGACCCCAAAGGCGGGTTCCCGGACGTAGCTTTCATGGTTGATGAAAACTACCAGCGCCGCGGCATCGGGAGTGCTCTGGTGCACTATCTGATCGAGATTGCAAAAGAGCGGGGGATCAAGGGCTTCCGCGCTGATGTGCTGGTTTCCAACAAACCAATGCTGCGAACTTTTGACAGGCTGCCTTATGTGGTACACAAAACACTGGAAGATGGCGTAGTGTCGCTTTATTTTCAGTTCGATGAGCCGAAAGAACCTAGTGTTGATTAG
- a CDS encoding xanthine dehydrogenase family protein molybdopterin-binding subunit, with translation MIQIIKVSRRDFLKTTSIIGGGLVLGLAMPIRNSVGQATGQQGGGMATLNAFVHVGTDETVTIIVNHSEMGQGVYTSLPMLVAEELECDWTKIAVQAAPVDPAYNHPQWGIQGTGGSTSVSSEWERLRKVGASAREMLIAAAADTWQVDKASCRADNGKVIHSSGKSLTYGQLAEKAANMPVPQDVQLKDPSKFRIIGQPVRRLDTPGKTNGTAVFGLDVTIPGMLIAVVARPPVFGAKVVKVNSDAAKAVPGVKDVVQLPFGVAVLATGFWPAKVGRDALEIVWDEGPNATLSTEGMREQYAKLAQTQGAVARKNGDPLQALPSAAKQISAEYEVPYLAHATMEPLNCVVDLRADSCEIWTGTQFQTADRNASAQVAGLRPEQVKIHTTLLGGGFGRRANPQSDFVVQAVHVAKAAKAPVKVIWTREDDMKGGWYRPMWYDRIAAGLDANGNPIAWSHTIVGQSIITGSPFEEAMLKDGVDVTSVEGAADIPYKIPNILIDLHSPKIGVPVQWWRSVGHSHTAFVVESFMDELAQAAGSDPYEFRLKLLANHPRHKAVLELAAQMAGWGSPLTEGRGRGIALHKSFNSFIAQVAEVSVTRSGDVRVHRVVAAVDCGMVVNPNTVAAQMESGIIFGLTAALHGAITLKDGRVQQSSFNNYPLVTMQETPNVEVHIVPSKEPPTGVGEPGVPPIAPAVANAVFAITGVRIRRLPIRPEDLKKA, from the coding sequence ATGATACAGATAATCAAAGTCAGTCGCCGTGACTTCCTCAAGACAACCTCTATTATCGGGGGAGGGCTTGTGCTGGGCTTAGCCATGCCTATTCGTAATTCTGTCGGCCAAGCTACCGGCCAACAGGGAGGAGGAATGGCTACCTTGAACGCTTTCGTTCATGTCGGTACTGACGAAACCGTGACGATCATAGTGAACCATTCCGAGATGGGCCAGGGTGTCTACACTTCCTTGCCAATGCTGGTGGCAGAGGAACTCGAGTGCGATTGGACCAAGATCGCAGTTCAAGCCGCGCCGGTAGATCCTGCGTATAACCACCCACAATGGGGAATCCAGGGAACCGGCGGCAGCACAAGTGTTTCAAGCGAGTGGGAGAGGCTGCGAAAAGTGGGCGCAAGCGCCCGTGAAATGCTCATTGCTGCCGCGGCGGACACGTGGCAGGTGGACAAGGCAAGTTGCCGCGCCGACAACGGCAAAGTTATCCACTCAAGCGGCAAAAGCCTGACCTACGGCCAGCTCGCGGAGAAAGCAGCGAATATGCCTGTGCCGCAAGACGTTCAACTGAAAGACCCTTCCAAGTTCCGGATCATTGGGCAGCCCGTCAGACGCCTTGATACCCCCGGAAAAACCAACGGTACAGCCGTGTTCGGCCTCGACGTCACAATTCCGGGCATGCTCATAGCGGTGGTGGCGCGGCCGCCCGTATTCGGCGCAAAAGTCGTGAAGGTCAATTCCGATGCAGCTAAGGCTGTTCCAGGAGTTAAGGACGTGGTCCAATTGCCGTTCGGCGTCGCGGTGCTTGCGACCGGTTTTTGGCCGGCCAAGGTCGGGCGGGACGCGCTGGAGATCGTCTGGGATGAAGGCCCTAACGCAACGCTTTCGACCGAGGGCATGCGGGAACAGTACGCGAAGCTCGCCCAAACCCAAGGCGCCGTAGCCAGAAAAAACGGTGATCCGCTGCAAGCGCTTCCGAGTGCGGCCAAACAGATCAGCGCAGAATATGAAGTCCCGTACTTGGCTCACGCAACCATGGAGCCCCTTAACTGCGTGGTTGATCTCCGTGCTGATAGTTGCGAGATTTGGACCGGAACCCAGTTCCAGACCGCGGATCGCAACGCGTCGGCTCAGGTCGCGGGGCTGCGGCCCGAGCAGGTCAAAATCCACACAACACTCCTTGGAGGCGGGTTTGGACGCCGCGCGAATCCGCAATCGGACTTCGTAGTCCAGGCGGTGCATGTGGCTAAAGCCGCCAAGGCCCCTGTCAAAGTGATCTGGACTCGTGAAGATGATATGAAGGGCGGATGGTATCGCCCCATGTGGTACGATCGGATCGCGGCCGGCCTCGACGCGAACGGGAACCCCATAGCCTGGAGCCACACCATCGTCGGCCAATCAATAATTACCGGGAGCCCCTTTGAAGAAGCCATGCTGAAGGACGGCGTGGATGTAACCTCGGTTGAAGGCGCTGCGGACATTCCATACAAAATCCCGAATATTCTTATTGACCTCCACAGTCCGAAAATCGGGGTCCCGGTCCAATGGTGGCGCTCAGTCGGCCATTCGCACACCGCCTTTGTGGTTGAGAGCTTTATGGATGAACTGGCCCAAGCAGCAGGCAGCGACCCTTATGAATTCCGCCTCAAGCTCCTCGCAAATCATCCCCGCCACAAAGCCGTTTTGGAGCTGGCAGCGCAAATGGCAGGCTGGGGATCGCCCCTGACCGAAGGTCGCGGTCGCGGAATTGCCTTGCACAAGTCCTTTAACAGCTTTATTGCCCAGGTGGCGGAAGTCTCCGTCACCCGGTCGGGAGACGTTCGCGTCCATCGGGTGGTGGCCGCAGTCGATTGCGGCATGGTGGTAAACCCGAATACTGTCGCGGCTCAGATGGAGAGCGGAATCATCTTCGGTCTCACAGCCGCGTTACATGGAGCCATCACCTTAAAAGACGGCCGGGTGCAGCAGAGCAGTTTTAACAATTACCCATTGGTAACCATGCAGGAGACGCCGAATGTTGAAGTCCATATTGTGCCAAGCAAGGAGCCCCCTACCGGGGTTGGAGAACCGGGTGTCCCGCCAATCGCGCCGGCCGTGGCTAACGCTGTCTTTGCGATCACTGGTGTACGAATTCGGCGGCTGCCCATTCGGCCCGAGGACTTGAAAAAGGCCTGA